In one Cloacibacillus porcorum genomic region, the following are encoded:
- a CDS encoding Bbp16 family capsid cement protein, giving the protein MILEKDLIFCEGQALSGGDGASADVIDLVKGGDAIGDEMYFVGLCTVAGAGGTSAVFSLETSDVSDFSAKTVLYRSGEILLAALTAGRKLFAVRVPRGCKRYLRGYIDVTGTFTAGKVDLFLVTGDHHSYEDV; this is encoded by the coding sequence ATGATACTTGAGAAGGATCTGATTTTTTGCGAGGGGCAGGCGCTTTCGGGCGGAGACGGGGCGTCGGCCGACGTCATAGATCTTGTGAAGGGCGGCGACGCGATCGGCGATGAGATGTATTTCGTCGGTCTCTGCACGGTGGCGGGAGCCGGCGGCACTTCGGCCGTTTTTTCGCTTGAGACTTCGGACGTAAGCGATTTTTCGGCGAAGACGGTGCTTTATAGGAGCGGCGAGATTTTGCTTGCCGCTCTTACTGCCGGAAGAAAGCTTTTTGCGGTGCGCGTCCCTCGCGGCTGTAAACGCTATCTGCGCGGGTATATCGACGTGACGGGGACTTTTACGGCGGGCAAGGTGGATTTGTTCTTGGTGACGGGCGATCATCACTCTTATGAGGATGTGTAG
- a CDS encoding carbohydrate-binding protein yields the protein MATTYVRRIAPVPKGVFSAASTYAALDVVKYNGKSYICKIAVTTAGAWNAANWMEICSDGANGTNGAQGSPGAAATISVGTVVTGAEGADASVENVGTTSAAIFNITIPRGATGQTGSKGDPGERGVTGPTGATGAGITSISAVDANGEITITVG from the coding sequence ATGGCTACAACTTATGTAAGACGTATCGCACCAGTACCAAAGGGCGTATTTTCCGCAGCTTCAACTTACGCAGCCCTTGACGTTGTTAAATATAATGGCAAGTCCTATATCTGCAAGATCGCCGTTACCACGGCCGGCGCGTGGAACGCCGCGAACTGGATGGAGATATGCTCCGATGGGGCGAACGGAACAAACGGAGCGCAGGGCTCACCCGGAGCCGCGGCAACTATTTCAGTTGGTACGGTGGTAACTGGCGCGGAGGGGGCTGACGCTTCGGTTGAAAATGTCGGAACTACCAGCGCCGCCATATTTAATATCACCATTCCGCGGGGCGCTACCGGGCAAACTGGCAGCAAGGGCGATCCTGGAGAAAGAGGAGTCACTGGCCCTACCGGAGCCACCGGCGCGGGGATAACGAGCATTTCGGCGGTGGATGCCAACGGTGAAATCACCATCACCGTAGGCTAG
- a CDS encoding IS3 family transposase, which produces MKKRLRGERRWSGKGIYPFRQLEYQVILELSEYFPVVILCRVTGIPRSSFYNWKRSLFEPSKRARDFARSVMLFMEYHKRYPSHGYRWLNAKIRLDTGIVHSDPYAYKCCRAAGIKSKAKHYRYKKPGNPYRLFPNLLLAGLPVYSPMQYIASDMTAFCFKGTYYELTLYMDLWNNEIVSHALSSRRGDRMTYIDGLEGLIMNKDKKTEWQTILHTDQGAVYASKKYNDILELNHIAHSMSRSGTPTDNAAMEAINGWLKAELFTDFHVTGKENIEREIEEYIKFFNEERPAYALGYMTPKQYKEAYSGNGSFRSRT; this is translated from the coding sequence ATTAAAAAAAGGCTACGAGGTGAAAGGAGATGGTCCGGTAAAGGAATATATCCTTTTAGACAGCTCGAATACCAAGTAATTCTGGAACTATCCGAGTATTTTCCTGTAGTCATCCTGTGCCGTGTGACGGGGATTCCCAGAAGCAGCTTCTATAACTGGAAACGCAGCCTGTTTGAACCGTCCAAAAGAGCGAGGGATTTTGCTAGAAGCGTAATGCTCTTTATGGAATATCATAAAAGATATCCGTCGCACGGATACAGATGGCTTAACGCGAAGATACGCCTTGACACCGGAATAGTCCATTCAGATCCGTACGCCTATAAATGTTGCAGGGCTGCCGGTATAAAGAGCAAGGCAAAACACTACCGTTATAAAAAACCAGGCAATCCGTACAGATTATTCCCCAACCTGCTTCTTGCAGGCCTGCCGGTATACTCACCGATGCAGTACATAGCGAGCGATATGACGGCATTCTGCTTCAAAGGTACGTACTATGAGCTGACACTGTATATGGACCTATGGAACAACGAAATAGTAAGCCATGCGTTGTCTTCAAGGCGCGGAGACAGAATGACATACATAGACGGGCTGGAAGGACTGATAATGAATAAAGATAAAAAAACGGAATGGCAGACGATACTGCACACAGACCAGGGCGCGGTATACGCCTCCAAGAAATACAACGACATCTTGGAACTGAACCATATAGCCCACTCCATGTCCAGAAGCGGAACTCCTACGGACAATGCGGCGATGGAAGCGATAAACGGCTGGCTGAAAGCGGAGCTGTTTACAGACTTTCATGTAACAGGCAAAGAAAACATAGAGCGGGAGATAGAGGAATACATAAAATTCTTCAATGAAGAGCGTCCGGCCTATGCTTTGGGATACATGACGCCGAAACAGTATAAGGAGGCGTATAGCGGAAACGGCAGTTTTAGGAGTAGGACGTAA
- a CDS encoding helix-turn-helix domain-containing protein: MRYTKEERLEIGRKVYEGIMTRYEAAEAYGISDDTARDYMRMYRDSNSLPPKSSGNGSDSYVYKPSERQPDLSDYESMTKKELIVELIKAKVAEARLKKGYEVKGDGPVKEYILLDSSNTK; this comes from the coding sequence ATGCGATACACGAAAGAAGAGCGTCTTGAAATCGGACGAAAAGTTTATGAGGGGATAATGACACGTTACGAGGCTGCCGAAGCCTACGGCATCAGCGACGACACGGCTAGGGACTATATGCGGATGTATCGTGATTCCAACAGTCTGCCGCCCAAGTCTTCCGGAAACGGTTCGGACAGTTATGTTTACAAGCCTTCCGAAAGACAGCCTGACCTATCAGATTATGAGTCCATGACAAAAAAAGAACTCATTGTTGAGTTGATTAAAGCGAAAGTAGCGGAAGCAAGATTAAAAAAAGGCTACGAGGTGAAAGGAGATGGTCCGGTAAAGGAATATATCCTTTTAGACAGCTCGAATACCAAGTAA
- a CDS encoding lytic transglycosylase domain-containing protein, which yields MWAPSEKIVRWLAPAQRWSRQTGCPPELILAVIQQESGGDPEVTRYEPEYEERYKARCEEIARACRLSPEVVATSYGLMQLMLPLAWGYMGPDVRRGDVVAALLDPEQNIRLGAAHLGVLVSKELARHNDAMSLALGLRKEIDAAVVRVVAGRYNGGGSGSAYARNVCALWQRYERYLKEAGA from the coding sequence ATGTGGGCGCCAAGCGAAAAGATAGTCCGCTGGCTTGCGCCGGCGCAGAGGTGGAGCCGCCAGACGGGATGTCCGCCCGAGCTGATTTTGGCTGTGATTCAGCAGGAATCCGGCGGAGATCCGGAGGTTACAAGGTATGAGCCGGAATATGAGGAAAGATATAAGGCGCGGTGCGAGGAGATCGCCCGCGCCTGTCGTTTGTCTCCCGAAGTTGTGGCAACTAGCTACGGGCTGATGCAGTTGATGTTGCCTCTTGCTTGGGGGTATATGGGGCCGGATGTGCGCCGTGGCGATGTGGTTGCGGCGCTGCTGGATCCTGAGCAGAATATTCGCCTTGGGGCGGCGCATTTGGGTGTGCTTGTAAGTAAAGAGCTGGCACGGCACAACGACGCAATGAGCCTTGCTCTGGGGCTTAGGAAGGAGATTGACGCCGCAGTTGTCCGTGTGGTCGCGGGTCGTTATAACGGCGGCGGGAGCGGATCAGCTTATGCGCGTAACGTCTGCGCCTTATGGCAGCGGTATGAAAGATATCTGAAGGAGGCCGGTGCTTGA
- a CDS encoding YcbK family protein, with protein MAHDTRNFKAAEFSCRCGRFDCPHHAVDQRLMDALQQLRDLIGVPIHVNSGYRCPFWNKRVGGVRNSTHVRGIAADIRCGELTPAELARFAEEVPAFANGGIGVYKSWVHVDVRGKRARWRG; from the coding sequence ATGGCTCATGACACGAGGAATTTCAAGGCTGCTGAGTTCTCCTGTCGGTGCGGGCGTTTTGATTGTCCGCATCATGCTGTCGATCAGCGTCTTATGGATGCGCTTCAGCAGCTGCGGGATTTAATTGGCGTGCCTATACACGTTAATTCGGGATACCGTTGCCCATTTTGGAATAAACGTGTCGGCGGAGTCAGGAACAGCACTCATGTGCGTGGGATTGCCGCCGATATCAGGTGCGGGGAGCTTACGCCGGCGGAGCTGGCTAGGTTTGCCGAGGAGGTCCCGGCGTTCGCTAACGGCGGGATTGGCGTCTATAAGAGTTGGGTGCATGTGGATGTTCGCGGCAAGCGGGCGCGTTGGAGAGGGTGA
- a CDS encoding virion core protein, T7 gp14 family, which translates to MCDPVTAVVTSVAGTLFSGVSQMQAAKEQAKAAEMQSEYQARALEFNAGQARGEAEAVSRQGAAEQEALARRQRAVAASGRAAAGASGLLLDSGTAANVEAGTELQAAADRDVLRQNYQRQRFGLVNQAVGLEHQANGARAGGAAYASAVENAGRAALTGSLLTSAGTVAAKWDDMAVGRNGLSMSSKEQMFLYPDFTTRKRYGFG; encoded by the coding sequence ATGTGTGATCCGGTGACGGCGGTCGTGACTTCGGTCGCTGGAACGCTTTTTTCTGGAGTGTCGCAGATGCAGGCGGCGAAGGAGCAGGCGAAGGCGGCCGAGATGCAGAGTGAGTATCAGGCCCGTGCCCTGGAGTTTAACGCAGGGCAGGCGAGGGGGGAGGCTGAGGCGGTCTCAAGGCAGGGAGCCGCCGAGCAGGAGGCGTTAGCCCGCAGGCAGCGCGCGGTTGCCGCTTCGGGGCGCGCGGCTGCCGGCGCCTCTGGGCTGCTGCTGGATTCTGGCACAGCGGCGAATGTCGAGGCCGGTACGGAGCTGCAGGCGGCGGCCGATAGGGATGTGCTGCGGCAGAATTATCAGCGGCAGCGTTTTGGGCTGGTGAATCAGGCGGTTGGGCTGGAGCATCAGGCAAATGGCGCGCGGGCTGGCGGGGCGGCTTATGCCTCTGCGGTGGAGAATGCCGGACGTGCCGCTTTGACGGGTTCTCTTTTGACTTCCGCCGGTACTGTGGCCGCCAAGTGGGATGATATGGCGGTTGGAAGGAATGGCTTGTCTATGTCATCCAAGGAGCAGATGTTTTTGTATCCTGATTTTACGACACGCAAGCGTTATGGATTTGGTTAG
- a CDS encoding Txe/YoeB family addiction module toxin, which produces MNKSWTDKAWDEYLDWHTRDKKIFKRINQLIEDIDRNGNEGLGRPEQLKHEFSGLWSRRIDGEHRLVYKLTETEIIIVQCRSHYK; this is translated from the coding sequence ATGAATAAATCATGGACGGATAAAGCCTGGGATGAATACCTGGACTGGCATACCCGGGATAAAAAAATATTCAAGCGGATAAACCAACTCATAGAAGATATCGACCGTAACGGCAATGAAGGACTGGGCAGGCCGGAACAGTTAAAACACGAATTTTCCGGCCTGTGGAGTCGCCGCATCGACGGAGAACACCGCCTCGTCTATAAACTGACCGAGACGGAAATAATAATAGTTCAATGCCGCAGCCACTACAAATAA
- a CDS encoding type II toxin-antitoxin system RelB/DinJ family antitoxin, which produces MPLATMSIRVEEETKREIEAFCADVGMNPSTAVNLFFKAMLRENRLPFEISRDPFYSEANMRHLRESVAQMNAGKITRHELIPCDE; this is translated from the coding sequence ATGCCACTTGCAACAATGTCGATCCGCGTGGAGGAAGAGACAAAACGAGAAATAGAGGCTTTCTGCGCCGATGTAGGGATGAATCCCTCGACGGCAGTAAACCTTTTCTTCAAAGCAATGCTGAGGGAAAATAGACTGCCATTTGAAATATCTCGCGACCCCTTCTACTCCGAGGCCAACATGCGCCACCTCAGAGAAAGCGTCGCTCAGATGAACGCGGGCAAAATCACGCGCCACGAGCTGATACCTTGCGATGAATAA
- a CDS encoding DUF6538 domain-containing protein produces the protein MLSSQRQLQGVYIFQNSTYHYFRQVVPIDLRPAIKRTEFRVSLRTADKITARRKAGCLSARI, from the coding sequence ATGCTAAGTTCACAAAGACAATTACAAGGCGTTTATATATTTCAAAACAGCACTTATCATTATTTCCGTCAGGTAGTACCTATTGACTTACGTCCAGCCATTAAGCGGACGGAGTTTAGAGTCTCATTAAGAACGGCGGATAAAATCACAGCCAGACGCAAAGCCGGATGCCTGTCCGCGAGAATATAG
- a CDS encoding FAD-dependent oxidoreductase — translation MERFDVIVIGFGNGGKFLAGSLAAQGQRVAFVEKSDMMYGGTCPNVGCVPTKFLVNRAEMVRIKGFTSFEEKAAFYGQSIRDKKELRKRILSKLFNIFGGNPNITLYTGTAKFVSPKEIEVSGKDFTAAITADKIIIDTGSAPFVPSIEGLKECRCAYVSEGMLDLERLPKRLVVIGGGNIGLEFASFYRQFGSEVTVLQDLPAFFPNEDDDVAAVVKETMEAQGIELIAGVNVLSVKDEGEGAAVKYIVGGDEKEVKCDAVLVSTGRVPNTRELNLGAAGVETTSRGTIAVDERMRTTVSGIWAIGDVAGSPQFTYISLDDARIVMNDLNGGGRTSAGRNVPYSVFLTPPLSRVGLTEKAALAEGYKIKTAVIPVTGLPRSHVLGKYTGMLKAVVDADSGLILGAALYCEESHEMINIVALAMNAKLPYTVLRDMIITHPVMSEALNDLFAAVK, via the coding sequence TTGGAGAGATTCGACGTCATTGTAATAGGTTTCGGTAATGGCGGCAAGTTTCTTGCCGGCTCTCTAGCGGCTCAGGGGCAGCGGGTCGCGTTCGTGGAGAAGTCGGATATGATGTATGGAGGGACCTGTCCCAATGTGGGCTGCGTACCGACAAAGTTCCTCGTCAACAGGGCGGAGATGGTGCGGATAAAGGGTTTTACCAGCTTTGAAGAAAAGGCGGCCTTTTACGGGCAGTCCATCCGCGATAAAAAGGAACTGCGTAAGAGAATTCTAAGTAAGTTGTTTAATATCTTTGGCGGTAATCCGAATATCACGCTCTACACAGGCACGGCGAAGTTCGTCTCGCCGAAGGAGATAGAGGTCAGCGGCAAAGACTTTACCGCCGCAATCACCGCAGATAAGATTATTATAGATACCGGCTCTGCGCCGTTCGTCCCGTCCATCGAAGGACTTAAAGAATGCCGGTGCGCCTATGTCAGCGAGGGCATGCTCGATCTGGAGCGGCTGCCGAAGCGGCTGGTGGTGATCGGCGGGGGGAATATCGGCCTTGAATTCGCCTCGTTCTACCGTCAGTTCGGTTCGGAGGTAACCGTGCTCCAGGATCTGCCGGCGTTTTTCCCGAACGAGGATGACGACGTCGCGGCGGTAGTAAAGGAAACTATGGAAGCTCAAGGAATCGAACTTATTGCCGGTGTGAATGTGCTCTCGGTAAAGGACGAAGGCGAGGGCGCGGCTGTTAAATATATCGTCGGTGGGGATGAAAAAGAGGTTAAATGCGACGCGGTGCTCGTATCGACGGGGCGCGTACCCAATACGCGCGAGCTGAACCTTGGAGCGGCGGGCGTGGAGACGACTTCGCGCGGCACGATTGCCGTCGACGAAAGGATGCGCACGACGGTGTCCGGGATATGGGCCATTGGAGATGTCGCGGGCAGCCCGCAGTTCACCTATATCTCGCTTGACGACGCGCGCATCGTAATGAACGATCTCAATGGCGGCGGCAGAACGAGCGCGGGGCGCAACGTTCCCTACAGCGTATTCCTCACCCCGCCGCTCTCCCGCGTCGGCCTCACGGAAAAGGCGGCGCTGGCAGAGGGATATAAGATAAAGACCGCCGTGATCCCCGTGACGGGGCTGCCGCGGTCACACGTCCTTGGCAAGTATACGGGGATGCTGAAGGCCGTCGTCGACGCTGATAGCGGGCTGATCCTCGGAGCTGCCCTCTACTGTGAGGAATCGCACGAGATGATAAATATAGTAGCGCTGGCGATGAATGCAAAGCTCCCCTATACGGTGCTGCGCGATATGATCATTACGCATCCTGTAATGAGCGAAGCGCTTAATGATCTTTTTGCCGCGGTAAAATAA
- a CDS encoding YadA-like family protein: protein MIGNTVKGTYGVVSVGNDENTRQITGVAAGVKDTDAVNVAQLKALRDAVDSMLVLTYEANSQNRLSLKDAGTGVRISNVADGVDDNDAVNYGQLSAVSGDLSLLDARVASQDRNLAALQSSDGLSVKYDDQGKNVVTLNKRADGTLGDAVRLTNVADGKVSQDSTDAVTGRQLWSLGDSMAKALGGTFKITPDGKIDGSFVDGKGEKTGSLQNMLKEVSENASNSDNWTLSVNGKEEKIGGGKLAIADGSNLDIRRGTDGTYTFNVSETPEFRSVKVGNINIREEGINMGGNSITGLANGGVYRGSTDAVNGDQLWNAYRRISDLDGDIQAVGAHAAAISALHPVPYNPYEPTTISAGIGFYRNEQSIAVGVFHYVRENVLVNAGVSLNTSGRDPMARAGISFAVGAGSKKKRPVLARDMVEMQRVMSAMQEKLEEIQKENAEIQKENEKNKEVIRELKKALVVEEEM from the coding sequence ATGATTGGTAATACGGTAAAGGGAACGTATGGCGTTGTCTCTGTCGGCAATGATGAGAATACGCGACAGATTACCGGTGTGGCGGCGGGAGTAAAGGATACTGATGCCGTAAACGTGGCGCAGCTGAAGGCATTGCGCGATGCGGTAGATAGTATGCTTGTCCTGACGTACGAGGCGAACTCACAGAACAGACTGTCGCTGAAAGACGCGGGAACGGGAGTGCGTATCTCAAATGTGGCGGACGGAGTGGACGATAACGACGCGGTCAACTACGGCCAGCTGAGCGCGGTGAGCGGCGACCTGTCGCTCCTGGACGCCCGTGTGGCCTCGCAGGACAGAAATCTCGCTGCCCTGCAGTCGTCGGACGGCCTCTCTGTAAAATATGACGATCAGGGCAAGAACGTCGTAACTCTGAACAAAAGAGCGGACGGTACTCTTGGTGACGCGGTACGGCTTACCAACGTTGCGGATGGCAAAGTATCGCAGGACAGCACGGATGCGGTAACCGGCAGGCAGCTGTGGTCATTGGGCGACTCGATGGCAAAGGCGCTTGGCGGTACCTTTAAGATTACGCCGGACGGCAAAATTGACGGCTCGTTCGTTGACGGCAAAGGAGAGAAAACGGGTAGCCTTCAGAATATGCTCAAAGAGGTATCCGAGAATGCGTCAAACAGCGATAACTGGACTCTGTCCGTTAACGGCAAAGAAGAAAAAATCGGCGGCGGCAAGCTGGCGATCGCCGACGGCAGCAACCTGGATATTAGACGTGGCACCGATGGCACATATACATTCAACGTCAGCGAGACGCCGGAATTCAGAAGCGTAAAAGTTGGGAACATCAATATCCGTGAAGAGGGTATCAACATGGGCGGCAACTCGATAACTGGTCTGGCAAACGGCGGCGTCTATCGTGGAAGCACGGATGCCGTAAACGGCGACCAGCTATGGAACGCATACCGGCGTATCAGCGACCTTGACGGAGATATCCAGGCGGTTGGCGCGCACGCGGCGGCGATCAGTGCGCTGCACCCCGTTCCCTACAACCCCTATGAACCTACCACAATCTCTGCTGGGATTGGGTTCTATCGCAATGAACAGTCTATTGCGGTAGGCGTATTCCACTATGTGCGTGAAAATGTTCTAGTCAACGCCGGAGTCTCGCTGAATACGAGCGGCAGAGATCCGATGGCGCGTGCTGGAATCAGCTTTGCGGTAGGCGCTGGCAGCAAAAAGAAGCGTCCGGTACTTGCGCGTGATATGGTTGAGATGCAAAGGGTAATGTCAGCTATGCAGGAAAAACTTGAAGAGATCCAAAAGGAAAATGCGGAGATTCAAAAGGAAAATGAAAAAAATAAGGAGGTGATAAGAGAACTCAAGAAAGCCCTAGTTGTAGAAGAAGAGATGTAG
- a CDS encoding helix-turn-helix domain-containing protein, with protein sequence MTHVSAAIGKRIREIRKDRNYTLEDLGNIVHRSKSTLSKYENGEIVLDIETLFEIARAFRISIFSLITLPFNEERRQEESERTPCSHDIFSCPLLYLYYYDGEYKCIRRSMIEMDYPNRNATLYLNTVSVGDNCRCAQIYSGHIQTNPFYTRLIFENSTFALDTVTMVFQSMLKYQTFLVGQIFTVRASNQPIGVKAIIANHKMTEDNNLRGLLQVTPREVKNIKRTNYFIIERVAEAEL encoded by the coding sequence ATGACACATGTTAGTGCCGCTATCGGGAAAAGAATCAGAGAGATCAGGAAAGACCGAAATTATACGCTGGAGGACCTGGGAAATATCGTCCATCGGAGCAAGTCCACACTCTCCAAGTATGAAAACGGAGAGATCGTACTTGATATCGAAACCCTATTCGAAATAGCGAGGGCGTTCAGAATATCGATATTCAGTCTAATCACCCTGCCTTTCAACGAAGAGCGGCGACAGGAAGAATCAGAGCGAACGCCGTGCAGCCATGATATATTTTCCTGTCCACTGCTCTACCTTTACTATTATGACGGCGAATACAAGTGCATCCGCCGCAGTATGATTGAGATGGATTATCCCAACAGGAATGCCACGCTTTATTTAAATACCGTATCGGTGGGCGATAATTGCCGTTGCGCCCAAATATATAGCGGCCATATACAGACAAATCCGTTTTATACGCGTTTGATTTTTGAAAACTCAACATTCGCGCTAGACACGGTCACGATGGTGTTCCAATCGATGCTAAAATACCAGACCTTTTTAGTAGGTCAAATATTCACCGTGCGGGCCTCAAATCAACCTATCGGTGTAAAGGCTATTATCGCCAACCACAAGATGACGGAAGATAATAATCTCAGAGGCCTCCTGCAAGTCACTCCACGAGAGGTAAAAAATATCAAACGTACTAATTATTTTATAATAGAACGAGTAGCTGAGGCAGAATTGTAA
- the kdsB gene encoding 3-deoxy-manno-octulosonate cytidylyltransferase, whose protein sequence is MKTLAVIPARYSSTRLPGKPMIEIAGVPLVIRVLNNVSACASVDRVVVATDDERIAALVSRHGGEAVMTPPELPSGGDRVAYVAREIPSDYVLNVQVDDPLVGADMIDPLVAALDGDPSVMLALLVKRIEDMEEVRANNIVKAVFDGGGRALYFSRSPIPYPRAEGGVWYKHIGPYGWRRGFLLDFAASEQTPLEKTESLEMLRVIEQGHAIKCVTAARDTIEIDTPEDLLKIEKYFSGL, encoded by the coding sequence ATGAAGACCCTTGCAGTGATTCCAGCCAGATATTCCAGTACCAGGCTTCCCGGCAAGCCAATGATCGAGATTGCCGGCGTTCCTCTCGTTATCCGCGTATTGAATAATGTCTCGGCCTGCGCATCTGTCGACAGGGTGGTCGTCGCCACCGACGACGAACGCATTGCCGCGCTGGTCTCGCGCCACGGCGGCGAGGCGGTGATGACGCCGCCGGAGCTTCCGAGCGGCGGCGACCGTGTCGCCTATGTCGCGCGCGAGATCCCCTCGGACTATGTCCTCAATGTTCAGGTAGACGACCCGCTGGTGGGCGCCGATATGATCGACCCTCTCGTTGCGGCTCTCGACGGAGACCCCTCTGTGATGCTCGCGCTGCTTGTGAAGCGGATCGAGGATATGGAGGAGGTCCGCGCGAACAATATCGTCAAGGCCGTCTTTGACGGCGGCGGACGTGCGCTCTATTTCAGCCGTTCGCCGATACCGTACCCGCGCGCCGAGGGCGGCGTGTGGTATAAGCATATCGGCCCTTACGGATGGCGCCGCGGTTTTCTGCTTGACTTCGCGGCCTCCGAGCAGACTCCGCTTGAAAAGACGGAGAGCCTTGAGATGCTGCGGGTGATAGAGCAGGGCCACGCGATCAAGTGCGTGACGGCCGCCCGTGACACGATCGAGATAGACACCCCTGAAGACCTGCTGAAGATAGAAAAATATTTCTCCGGCCTGTGA
- a CDS encoding iron-containing alcohol dehydrogenase has protein sequence MMKIPTDMKSFTELSPWWRTTVPTEIVLSGDGTAELLAKLKERGRRSFFIADGALREQPQFAEIFAQKDLFVFDATFSEPRTGDVDSLRALIKGLADEPDTVVGVGGGATMDLAKAVAICLENPEPAQRYQGYGLAMKKGADIWVLPALSGTGAEITPIAVLRGPEKKLGINNPYTEATVAVIDPQLSAGAPHFNRFFTMMDCYFHHYEIMMSRTSAPEAIEDAKDGLALSREVLSHDLSAYDLGLSIKSAMASVLGGSSTIGGRVGAAHAISYGLSNSAPHLPHSVAVTISMSVLEDIYPDGYADTRRFLKINGLEMPKASDYGIGAKDIEKMTHTALGMDKLWHSCFGDGWQETATADYMEKIYRRIIEE, from the coding sequence ATGATGAAGATACCCACAGATATGAAGAGCTTTACGGAACTTTCCCCATGGTGGCGCACCACCGTGCCGACGGAGATCGTGCTGTCTGGCGACGGAACGGCGGAGTTGCTGGCAAAGCTTAAAGAGCGGGGCAGAAGGTCCTTCTTTATCGCGGACGGCGCACTCAGGGAGCAGCCTCAGTTCGCGGAGATATTCGCGCAAAAAGATTTATTCGTCTTTGACGCGACCTTTTCCGAACCGCGTACCGGCGACGTCGATTCGCTGCGCGCGCTGATAAAGGGGCTGGCGGACGAGCCGGATACGGTCGTCGGCGTCGGCGGCGGCGCGACTATGGATCTTGCGAAGGCGGTCGCCATCTGCCTTGAGAACCCAGAGCCGGCGCAGCGCTATCAGGGCTACGGCCTCGCAATGAAGAAGGGCGCGGATATCTGGGTGCTGCCGGCGCTCAGCGGCACGGGGGCGGAGATTACCCCGATCGCCGTGCTGCGCGGGCCGGAGAAGAAGCTCGGCATCAATAACCCGTACACAGAGGCGACCGTCGCGGTGATCGATCCGCAGCTGTCGGCGGGCGCGCCGCACTTTAACCGATTTTTCACGATGATGGACTGCTATTTCCATCATTATGAGATAATGATGAGCAGGACGAGCGCCCCCGAGGCGATCGAGGACGCGAAGGACGGACTTGCCCTTTCGCGCGAGGTGCTCTCCCATGACCTCTCGGCGTACGACCTCGGACTCTCGATAAAGTCGGCGATGGCTTCGGTGCTCGGCGGCAGCAGTACGATCGGCGGCCGCGTCGGCGCGGCGCACGCCATTTCATACGGCCTCAGCAACAGCGCGCCGCATCTGCCTCACAGCGTCGCGGTGACCATTTCGATGAGCGTACTCGAGGATATTTACCCTGACGGTTACGCCGACACCCGCCGCTTCCTCAAGATAAACGGCCTGGAGATGCCGAAGGCCTCGGACTACGGCATCGGCGCGAAGGATATCGAAAAGATGACGCATACGGCGCTCGGCATGGATAAGCTGTGGCACAGCTGCTTCGGCGACGGCTGGCAGGAGACCGCCACAGCGGATTATATGGAAAAAATCTATCGAAGGATAATAGAGGAGTGA